Proteins from one Xenopus tropicalis strain Nigerian chromosome 1, UCB_Xtro_10.0, whole genome shotgun sequence genomic window:
- the LOC116406504 gene encoding gamma-crystallin-1-like: MGKIFFYEERNFQGRHYECGSDCSDMSSYFNRCNSIRVEGGNWILYEHPSYRGHQYYLWQGEYPDFQRWMGFNDSIRSCRFLPNHHGQYKMRIYERGDYQGQMMEFFDDCPNTYDRFRFHDIHSCNVFDGHWMFYEEPNYRGRQYYLRPGQYRRYSDWGASNARIGSFRRVYHRF, translated from the exons ATGGGAAAG ATCTTCTTCTACGAGGAAAGGAACTTCCAAGGCCGCCACTATGAGTGcggctcagactgttctgacatgtcctcatacttcaatcgctgcaactccatcagggtagagggtggtaactggatcctctatgagcaccccagttacaggggacaccagtattacctctggcaaggagaatacccagactttcagagatggatgggcttcaatgactCCATCAGATCCTGCCGCTTTCTTCCCAAT caccatggccaatacaaaatgagaatctatgaaagaggagactaccaagggcagatgatggagttctttgatgactgccccaatacttatgatcgattccgtttccatgacattcactcctgcaatgtgtttgatggccactggatgttctatgaggaacccaactacaggggacgtcagtactacctgagacctggacaatacaggagatacagtgactggggagcctcaAATGCCAGAATTGGCTCATTCAGAAGAGTTTATCAcagattttaa